A region from the Streptosporangium sp. NBC_01756 genome encodes:
- the rsgA gene encoding ribosome small subunit-dependent GTPase A — translation MSSPVSSGSSVLFSLGWNDSLAAELPAGLIPARVARVDRGAAEVLSADGHAQAHYSAHVRRSAAADPVALPCVGDWAALRRLPEGRFELEALLPRRTAFVRGGVGRVSRGGLSGDSQGQVLAANVDVVFVAEPALHSTDTADLGRIERLLALAWESGGQPVVLVTKSDLIGDGLDHLMREVGTAAPGVDVHAVCSVTGEGVEIVRGYLEGTRTAVVLGASGAGKSTLVNALAGEPVMETQQVRAGDGRGRHTTVHRELIPLAGGGLIIDTPGIRRVGLYDMGEGVDMVFSDIEDLSERCRFADCVHDSEPGCAVIAAIEDGTLPERRLESWNKLQREAAWMASRSDARLRKELQNRWKVIHKEMRKPGRSRP, via the coding sequence TTGTCTTCGCCAGTTTCCTCTGGTTCTTCCGTTCTCTTCTCGCTCGGCTGGAACGACTCTCTCGCCGCCGAGCTTCCCGCCGGTCTGATTCCGGCCCGGGTGGCCCGGGTGGACCGCGGCGCCGCCGAGGTGCTGTCCGCCGACGGTCACGCACAGGCCCACTACAGTGCCCACGTACGGCGGTCCGCCGCCGCCGATCCGGTCGCCCTGCCCTGCGTGGGGGACTGGGCCGCACTCCGGAGGCTGCCCGAGGGCCGCTTCGAACTGGAGGCGCTCCTGCCCCGCCGCACCGCGTTCGTGCGCGGCGGCGTCGGCAGAGTCTCCCGGGGCGGCCTGTCCGGCGACTCCCAGGGACAGGTGCTCGCGGCGAACGTCGATGTCGTGTTCGTCGCCGAACCCGCCCTGCACTCGACCGACACCGCCGACCTGGGCCGGATCGAGCGGTTGCTCGCGCTGGCCTGGGAGAGCGGGGGACAGCCGGTGGTGCTCGTCACCAAGTCCGACCTCATCGGCGACGGTCTCGACCACCTGATGCGGGAGGTCGGCACGGCGGCTCCCGGGGTGGATGTGCACGCGGTCTGCTCCGTCACCGGCGAGGGCGTCGAGATCGTGCGCGGCTACCTGGAAGGGACGCGCACCGCGGTGGTGCTCGGCGCTTCGGGCGCGGGTAAGTCCACACTGGTCAACGCCCTTGCCGGGGAACCGGTGATGGAGACCCAGCAGGTCAGGGCCGGCGACGGCCGGGGCCGCCACACCACGGTGCACCGCGAGCTCATCCCGCTCGCGGGCGGCGGCCTCATCATCGACACGCCCGGTATCCGCCGCGTCGGTCTGTACGACATGGGCGAGGGCGTCGACATGGTCTTCTCCGACATAGAGGACCTCTCCGAACGGTGCCGGTTCGCCGACTGCGTGCACGACAGCGAGCCCGGCTGCGCCGTGATCGCCGCGATCGAGGACGGCACGCTGCCCGAACGGCGGCTGGAGAGCTGGAACAAGCTCCAGCGTGAGGCCGCCTGGATGGCGTCCAGGAGCGACGCGCGGCTCCGTAAGGAACTGCAGAACCGGTGGAAGGTCATCCACAAGGAGATGCGGAAGCCCGGCCGGAGCCGTCCATGA
- the glyA gene encoding serine hydroxymethyltransferase, translated as MSSLSSVDPQIAELIKAEERRQADTVKLIASENYVSKAVLEATGTVLTNKYSEGYAGKRYYEGQQVIDQVETLAIERAKSLFGVNHANVQPYSGSPANLAIYLAFLQPGDTVMGMGLPFGGHLTHGWSVSATGKWFNPVRYGVRQDTGRVDMDEVREIALRERPKLIFCGGTAIPRTIDFPAFAEIAREVGAVLAADIAHIAGLVAGGAHPSPVGHADVISTTTHKTLRGPRGAMLMATSDEHATALNKAVFPGLQGGPHNHTTAAIAVALKEAATDEFRDYARQVVLNAQALAEELKGRGFDLVSGGTDNHLILFDLTPKGIGGKPAAKALDRAGLETNYNTVPFDTRKPFDPSGIRIGTAGVTSRGMGVTEMRQIGAWIDQVVSALAKDEDEAEHVITRVHGEVTELTSQFPAPGL; from the coding sequence ATGAGTTCTCTTTCCAGCGTCGATCCGCAGATCGCCGAGCTCATCAAGGCGGAGGAGCGCCGTCAGGCCGACACCGTCAAGCTCATCGCCTCGGAGAACTATGTCTCCAAGGCCGTCCTCGAGGCGACCGGCACCGTTCTCACCAACAAATACTCCGAGGGATACGCCGGCAAGCGTTACTACGAGGGCCAGCAGGTCATCGACCAGGTCGAGACGCTCGCCATCGAGCGGGCCAAGTCCCTGTTCGGGGTGAACCACGCCAACGTCCAGCCCTACTCGGGCTCGCCCGCCAACCTCGCCATCTACCTGGCCTTCCTGCAGCCGGGCGACACCGTGATGGGGATGGGCCTGCCGTTCGGCGGCCACCTCACCCACGGCTGGTCCGTCTCCGCCACCGGCAAGTGGTTCAACCCGGTCCGCTACGGCGTGCGCCAGGACACCGGCCGGGTCGACATGGACGAGGTCCGCGAGATCGCCCTCCGCGAGCGGCCCAAGCTGATCTTCTGCGGTGGCACCGCGATCCCGCGCACGATCGACTTCCCGGCCTTCGCCGAGATCGCCCGGGAGGTCGGCGCGGTGCTCGCCGCCGACATCGCGCACATCGCCGGCCTGGTGGCCGGTGGCGCCCACCCGTCGCCGGTCGGCCACGCGGACGTCATCTCCACCACCACCCACAAGACCCTGCGGGGTCCCCGCGGCGCGATGCTCATGGCCACCTCCGACGAGCACGCCACCGCGCTCAACAAGGCCGTCTTCCCGGGTCTGCAGGGCGGCCCGCACAACCACACCACCGCGGCCATCGCGGTGGCGCTGAAGGAGGCGGCGACCGACGAGTTCAGGGACTACGCCCGTCAGGTCGTCCTGAACGCCCAGGCGCTGGCCGAGGAGCTCAAGGGGCGCGGCTTCGACCTGGTCTCCGGCGGCACCGACAACCACCTCATCCTGTTCGACCTGACCCCCAAGGGCATCGGTGGCAAGCCCGCCGCGAAGGCGCTGGACAGGGCCGGTCTGGAGACCAACTACAACACCGTGCCCTTCGACACGCGCAAGCCGTTCGACCCGTCGGGCATCCGCATCGGCACCGCCGGAGTGACCAGCCGGGGCATGGGAGTGACCGAGATGCGGCAGATCGGCGCCTGGATCGACCAGGTCGTCAGCGCGCTGGCCAAGGACGAGGACGAGGCCGAGCACGTCATCACCCGGGTGCACGGCGAGGTCACCGAGCTGACCTCGCAGTTCCCGGCCCCTGGGCTGTGA
- a CDS encoding YihY/virulence factor BrkB family protein: MTPTDAPAHRPGPDRRSPQGRRARLRAGLSWVRGTGLWALAVATTNAGVAYRVTGLAGEAAFFALLSLPPFTLGLIGVLGQLTWVFGPETLQNVTAWIDAQAHLLFTDNAVDTVVTPLVDDVLKPENQVSLISLGFLLALWSGSRALFVYVDLISVAYGLGEERGIIRTRLMSFGLYLAGLLIGLLVMPVLVLGPAALRGALPPDYASLVDSLYWPVVVVGSVFFLTLLYHVSVPVRTRWWRELPGALLALVIWIACAAVLREVLAAWFSPVSIYGSLAAPVAVLLWLYITALAVLIGATLNAEVDRLWPVDGAGRISRAG, from the coding sequence ATGACGCCCACCGACGCTCCGGCGCACCGGCCCGGGCCCGACCGGCGCTCGCCGCAAGGGCGCCGGGCCAGGCTCCGCGCCGGGCTCTCCTGGGTCCGCGGAACGGGCCTGTGGGCACTGGCCGTCGCCACCACCAACGCGGGCGTCGCCTACCGGGTCACCGGTCTGGCCGGTGAGGCGGCCTTCTTCGCGCTGCTGTCACTGCCGCCGTTCACGCTCGGGCTGATCGGTGTGCTCGGTCAGCTCACCTGGGTGTTCGGCCCGGAGACACTGCAGAACGTCACGGCCTGGATCGACGCGCAGGCGCACCTGCTGTTCACCGACAACGCCGTGGACACCGTCGTCACGCCGCTGGTCGACGACGTGCTGAAGCCCGAGAACCAGGTCTCGCTGATCTCGCTGGGCTTCCTGCTGGCACTGTGGTCGGGCTCGCGGGCGCTGTTCGTCTACGTGGACCTGATCTCGGTCGCCTACGGGCTCGGCGAGGAACGCGGCATCATCCGGACCCGGCTGATGTCCTTCGGGCTCTATCTCGCCGGCCTGCTGATAGGGCTGCTCGTCATGCCGGTCCTCGTCCTCGGTCCCGCGGCGCTGCGCGGCGCCCTGCCCCCCGACTACGCCTCGCTGGTGGACAGCCTCTACTGGCCGGTGGTCGTCGTCGGTTCGGTGTTCTTCCTCACCCTGCTCTACCACGTGAGCGTGCCGGTGCGGACGCGCTGGTGGCGTGAGCTGCCGGGAGCGCTGCTCGCCCTCGTCATCTGGATCGCCTGTGCCGCGGTGCTGCGCGAGGTGCTCGCCGCCTGGTTCTCCCCGGTCTCGATCTACGGTTCGCTCGCCGCCCCGGTCGCGGTGCTGCTCTGGCTCTACATCACCGCACTGGCCGTGCTCATCGGGGCCACCCTCAACGCCGAGGTGGACCGGCTCTGGCCGGTGGACGGGGCGGGTCGGATCAGCCGTGCCGGGTAG
- a CDS encoding YccF domain-containing protein, translated as MRTLLNVIWLVFAGIWLAIGYVIAGVICCVLIITIPFGIASFRIAAYALWPFGRTVVRDPDAGVLSTVGNVIWFVVAGVWLAIGHLLTSIPLFLSIIGIPLGIANIKLIPVSLLPLGARIVDVNDAEAFHRR; from the coding sequence ATGCGGACTCTACTGAACGTCATCTGGCTGGTGTTCGCGGGGATCTGGCTGGCGATCGGCTATGTCATCGCGGGTGTCATCTGCTGCGTTCTGATCATCACCATTCCCTTCGGCATCGCGTCGTTCCGGATCGCCGCCTACGCGCTGTGGCCCTTCGGGCGGACCGTGGTGCGCGACCCCGACGCGGGTGTGCTGTCCACCGTCGGCAACGTGATCTGGTTCGTCGTGGCCGGCGTCTGGCTGGCGATCGGGCACCTGCTGACCTCGATCCCGCTCTTCCTGTCGATCATCGGCATCCCGCTGGGGATCGCGAACATCAAGCTGATCCCGGTGTCGCTGCTGCCGCTGGGCGCCCGGATCGTGGACGTGAACGACGCGGAGGCGTTTCACCGCAGGTAA
- a CDS encoding putative leader peptide, whose translation MPADPLLVVRRHVDLLRVRSAICCDVR comes from the coding sequence ATGCCAGCGGACCCATTGCTCGTCGTGCGACGCCACGTCGACCTCCTGCGTGTCCGCAGTGCCATCTGTTGTGACGTCCGTTGA
- a CDS encoding nitrite/sulfite reductase — protein sequence MTTPARPANRHHKRPRGEGQWALGYREPLNKNEENKKSDDGLNVRQRIIDIYSKRGFDSIDPADLRGRMRWYGLYTQRKPGIDGGKTAILEPEELDDRYFMLRVRIDGGRLSVEQLRVIADISNIYGRGTADVTDRQNIQLHWIEIEAVPDIWKRLEAVGLSTTEACGDTPRVILGCPLAGIDTEEVLDGTAQINEIYDTYIGDPAFSNLPRKFKTAVSGCPAHCTVHEINDIAFVGVVNEQGEKGYDLWVGGGLSTNPMLAKRLGVFISPEQVTPVWGGVIGIFRDYGYRRLRHRARIKFLVNDWGPEKFREVLETEYLGHALPDGPAPEQPRGGRRDHVGVFPQKDGNFYVGFAPKVGRLDGDRLHLIADIAERHGSDRVHTTVEQKMVILDVAPDRVDSLVAELEANDLRVNPSTFRRQTMACTGIEFCKLAIVETKATASDLIDELEQRLPDFKEPLTINVNGCPNSCARIQVADIGLKGQLVVNDKGEQVEGFQIHLGGSLGVNPGFGRKVRGLKATAEELPDYVERVVRNFEKQKNEGETFSGWVQRADEADLK from the coding sequence ATGACGACCCCGGCCAGGCCGGCTAACCGCCACCACAAGCGCCCGCGCGGCGAAGGTCAGTGGGCTCTCGGATACCGCGAACCGCTGAACAAGAACGAGGAGAACAAGAAGAGCGACGACGGCCTCAACGTCCGTCAGCGGATCATCGACATCTACTCCAAGCGCGGCTTCGACTCCATCGATCCGGCCGACCTGCGGGGCCGGATGCGCTGGTACGGGCTCTACACCCAGCGCAAGCCCGGGATCGACGGCGGCAAGACCGCGATCCTGGAGCCGGAGGAGCTCGACGACCGCTACTTCATGCTCCGGGTCCGGATCGACGGGGGCCGGCTCAGCGTCGAGCAGTTGCGCGTGATCGCCGACATCTCCAACATCTACGGCCGGGGCACCGCCGACGTCACCGACCGGCAGAACATCCAGCTCCACTGGATCGAGATCGAGGCCGTCCCCGACATCTGGAAGCGGCTGGAGGCCGTGGGCCTGTCGACCACCGAGGCCTGCGGCGACACCCCTCGCGTCATCCTGGGCTGCCCGCTCGCCGGGATCGACACCGAGGAGGTCCTCGACGGCACCGCGCAGATCAACGAGATCTACGACACCTACATCGGCGACCCGGCCTTCTCCAACCTGCCCCGCAAGTTCAAGACCGCGGTGAGCGGCTGCCCGGCGCACTGCACCGTGCACGAGATCAACGACATCGCCTTCGTGGGTGTCGTCAACGAGCAGGGCGAGAAGGGCTACGACCTGTGGGTGGGCGGCGGCCTGTCGACCAACCCGATGCTGGCCAAGCGGCTGGGCGTGTTCATCTCCCCTGAGCAGGTCACCCCGGTCTGGGGCGGCGTGATCGGCATCTTCCGCGACTACGGCTACCGCCGCCTGCGGCACCGGGCCCGGATCAAGTTCCTGGTCAACGACTGGGGGCCGGAGAAGTTCAGAGAAGTCCTCGAAACCGAATACCTCGGCCACGCGCTGCCCGACGGCCCCGCGCCCGAGCAGCCGCGTGGCGGGCGCCGGGACCACGTGGGCGTCTTCCCGCAGAAGGACGGCAACTTCTACGTCGGCTTCGCCCCTAAGGTGGGCCGCCTCGACGGTGACCGGCTGCACCTCATCGCCGACATCGCCGAGCGGCACGGCTCGGACCGGGTGCACACCACGGTCGAGCAGAAGATGGTCATCCTCGACGTCGCCCCCGACCGGGTGGACAGCCTCGTCGCCGAGCTGGAGGCCAACGACCTGCGGGTCAACCCCTCCACCTTCCGCCGTCAGACGATGGCCTGCACCGGCATCGAGTTCTGCAAGCTGGCGATCGTCGAGACCAAGGCCACCGCCTCCGACCTGATCGACGAGCTGGAGCAGCGCCTTCCCGACTTCAAGGAGCCGCTGACCATCAACGTCAACGGCTGCCCGAACTCCTGTGCGCGCATCCAGGTGGCCGACATCGGCCTCAAGGGCCAGCTCGTGGTCAACGACAAGGGTGAGCAGGTCGAGGGCTTCCAGATCCACCTGGGCGGCTCCCTCGGCGTCAACCCGGGCTTCGGGCGCAAGGTCCGCGGCCTGAAGGCCACCGCCGAGGAGCTTCCCGACTACGTGGAGCGCGTCGTGCGCAACTTCGAGAAGCAGAAGAACGAGGGCGAGACCTTCTCCGGCTGGGTCCAGCGCGCCGATGAGGCGGACCTCAAGTGA
- a CDS encoding phosphoadenylyl-sulfate reductase — translation MTLVDIEVGLREQRGVLDLQGIVESAAKFLEDASALEIIRWAAATFGDRLCLTSSMSDALLIDLVSRVKPGVDVLFIDTGYHFAETIGTRDAVRQVYDVNVIDVKPSRTVAEQERDLGPRLFGRNPDLCCYLRKVEPLNRALEPYLAWVSGIRRDEAVTRADVKVVEWDAKRQMVKINPIARWTQDDVDNYMTDNGVLINPLHYDNYPSIGCGPCTRQVAPGEDPRSGRWAGMAKTECGLHL, via the coding sequence ATGACACTGGTGGACATCGAAGTCGGATTACGTGAACAGCGCGGTGTGCTCGACCTGCAGGGCATCGTGGAGTCGGCCGCGAAGTTCCTGGAGGACGCCTCCGCCCTGGAGATCATCCGCTGGGCGGCGGCCACGTTCGGAGACCGTCTCTGCCTGACCTCCTCGATGAGCGACGCACTGCTGATCGACCTGGTCAGCCGGGTCAAGCCGGGGGTCGACGTGTTGTTCATCGACACCGGTTACCACTTCGCGGAGACGATCGGCACCCGCGACGCCGTACGGCAGGTCTATGACGTCAATGTGATCGATGTGAAGCCGTCGCGGACGGTGGCCGAGCAGGAGCGCGACCTCGGTCCGCGCCTGTTCGGCCGCAACCCCGATCTGTGCTGCTATCTGCGCAAGGTGGAGCCGCTCAACCGGGCGCTGGAGCCGTACCTCGCCTGGGTCTCCGGCATCCGCCGCGACGAGGCGGTCACCCGCGCCGACGTCAAGGTGGTGGAGTGGGACGCCAAGCGCCAGATGGTCAAGATCAACCCGATCGCCCGGTGGACGCAGGACGACGTCGACAACTACATGACCGACAACGGCGTGCTGATCAACCCGCTGCACTACGACAACTACCCTTCGATCGGCTGCGGCCCCTGCACCCGTCAGGTCGCTCCGGGTGAGGACCCGCGCAGCGGCCGCTGGGCCGGGATGGCCAAGACGGAATGCGGGCTGCATCTTTGA
- a CDS encoding sirohydrochlorin chelatase has translation MTWHGRETAVPLVAVAHGSRDPRAAATVEDVLALVRRARPDLPVRAAYLDHTAPTLAGTLTELTEAAVVPLLLTEAYHSRVDIPAVLAELTARRPLLRVHRGATLGPHPLLVTALERRLAEAGVRAGDPRTAVVLVSAGSSDRRANATVSGIAGEWAGRRGWWSVTAAYASAAEPTPGQEVRRLLDAGAPRVVVAPYLLAPGHFAEGIRRDALAAGAEVVADVLGAAPELAAVLIERYERAVRATAGSATA, from the coding sequence ATGACGTGGCACGGGCGCGAGACCGCGGTCCCGCTGGTCGCGGTGGCGCACGGGTCCCGCGACCCGCGCGCCGCCGCGACGGTGGAGGACGTTCTCGCGCTGGTACGGCGGGCACGCCCGGACCTGCCGGTGCGCGCCGCCTACCTCGACCACACCGCTCCGACGCTCGCCGGGACGCTGACGGAGCTGACCGAGGCGGCGGTCGTGCCGCTGCTGCTCACCGAGGCCTACCACAGCCGGGTGGACATCCCCGCTGTGCTGGCCGAGCTGACGGCCCGCAGGCCGCTGCTGCGGGTGCATCGGGGCGCCACCCTGGGTCCGCATCCCCTGCTGGTCACCGCCCTGGAGCGGCGGCTGGCCGAGGCCGGGGTGCGGGCCGGCGACCCGCGCACCGCCGTGGTGCTGGTCTCGGCCGGCTCCAGCGACCGGCGGGCCAACGCGACGGTCTCGGGGATCGCCGGGGAGTGGGCCGGTCGGCGCGGCTGGTGGTCGGTGACCGCGGCCTACGCCTCGGCCGCCGAACCCACCCCCGGGCAGGAGGTCCGGCGGCTCCTCGACGCCGGTGCGCCGCGCGTGGTCGTGGCCCCCTACCTGCTGGCCCCCGGCCACTTCGCCGAGGGGATCCGCCGTGACGCGCTGGCCGCCGGCGCCGAGGTCGTCGCCGACGTGCTCGGCGCCGCTCCGGAGCTCGCGGCGGTGCTGATCGAACGCTACGAGCGGGCCGTGCGGGCGACCGCCGGTTCGGCCACCGCCTGA
- a CDS encoding SigE family RNA polymerase sigma factor yields MRDRADFERYVEQRSARLLQTAYLLCRDWGTAEDLLQTALAKAWFAWRRVGENPDPYVYRILSNTHASWWRRRWRAEVPTGDLPEEAGEDRTGEIGAREAVRHVLAELPERQRAVIVLRYFADLPDPQIAEALGCSVATVRSQASRALARLRVDPAAIAAITTGS; encoded by the coding sequence ATGCGAGATCGGGCCGATTTCGAACGCTACGTTGAGCAGCGTTCGGCCCGTCTGCTGCAGACCGCCTACCTGCTGTGCCGCGACTGGGGCACGGCGGAGGATCTCCTGCAGACGGCGCTGGCCAAGGCGTGGTTCGCCTGGCGGCGGGTGGGCGAAAACCCCGACCCTTACGTCTACCGCATCCTGTCCAACACCCATGCCTCCTGGTGGCGGCGCCGATGGCGGGCGGAGGTGCCGACCGGCGACCTTCCCGAGGAGGCGGGGGAGGACCGGACGGGTGAGATCGGGGCGCGTGAGGCGGTCCGGCACGTCCTGGCCGAACTGCCCGAGAGGCAGCGGGCGGTGATCGTGCTGCGCTACTTCGCCGACCTGCCCGACCCGCAGATCGCCGAGGCCCTCGGCTGCTCGGTGGCGACCGTCCGCAGCCAGGCCAGCCGTGCCCTGGCCAGATTGCGCGTCGATCCCGCGGCGATCGCCGCGATCACCACGGGGAGCTGA
- the ehuA gene encoding ectoine/hydroxyectoine ABC transporter ATP-binding protein EhuA: protein MIRFDKVVKQFGDLTVLDQLDFHVRPRERVTLIGPSGSGKTTILRLLMTLEKVSSGLIEIQGEPFSHMNRGGRLVPADEKYVSGIRKKIGMVFQQFNLFPNMDVMRNLTEAPVRVLGKSREEAEAKGAELLEMVGLSDKAGEHPMKLSGGQQQRVAIARALAMEPEILLLDEVTSALDPELVAGVQSLLRDIAHESDLTILCVTHEMHFAKEFSDRVLMFDQGRIVEDGPPAQVCDDPQEQRTRDFLQAVIGAT from the coding sequence ATGATCCGCTTCGACAAGGTGGTGAAGCAGTTCGGCGACCTCACGGTCCTGGACCAGCTGGACTTCCACGTCCGCCCACGCGAGAGGGTCACCCTGATCGGGCCGAGCGGTTCGGGCAAGACCACGATCCTGCGGCTGCTGATGACGCTGGAGAAGGTGTCCAGCGGCCTGATCGAGATCCAGGGCGAGCCGTTCAGCCACATGAACAGGGGCGGCAGGCTCGTGCCCGCCGACGAGAAGTACGTCAGCGGCATCCGCAAGAAGATCGGCATGGTCTTCCAGCAGTTCAACCTGTTCCCGAACATGGACGTCATGCGCAACCTCACCGAGGCGCCCGTCCGGGTGCTCGGCAAGTCCCGGGAGGAGGCGGAGGCCAAAGGCGCCGAACTGCTGGAGATGGTCGGGCTCTCCGACAAGGCCGGAGAGCACCCCATGAAGCTCTCGGGAGGTCAGCAGCAGCGGGTGGCCATCGCCCGCGCGCTGGCGATGGAGCCGGAGATCCTGCTGCTGGACGAGGTCACCTCGGCGCTCGACCCCGAACTGGTCGCCGGGGTGCAGAGCCTGCTCCGTGACATCGCCCACGAGTCCGACCTGACCATCCTGTGCGTCACCCACGAGATGCACTTCGCCAAGGAGTTCTCCGACCGGGTGCTGATGTTCGACCAGGGGCGCATCGTCGAGGACGGCCCTCCCGCCCAGGTCTGCGACGATCCGCAGGAACAGCGCACCCGCGACTTCCTGCAGGCCGTGATCGGGGCCACCTGA
- the ehuD gene encoding ectoine/hydroxyectoine ABC transporter permease subunit EhuD: MNWDWDYALEIAPEMLSQGLIVTVQATLAGAVLAFVLGLLLAMLLRSGRRWVSLPTRLFVEFVRSTPLVAQLFFVFFVFPSALGITMSALTTGIIVLGVHYSCYTAEVYRAGIDGVPKGQWEAAVALNLPRFRVWTSVILPQAVRRALPVLGNYLIVIFKETPQLTLITVVDVLGTGRILASESYRYLEPITIAGLFFLIVAVPASIIVRRLERRLAQ, encoded by the coding sequence GTGAACTGGGACTGGGACTATGCGCTGGAGATCGCTCCCGAGATGCTCAGCCAGGGGCTGATCGTCACCGTGCAGGCCACCCTCGCCGGAGCGGTGCTGGCCTTCGTGCTGGGGCTCCTGCTGGCGATGCTGCTGCGGTCCGGACGCCGCTGGGTCAGCCTGCCGACGCGGTTGTTCGTCGAGTTCGTCCGGAGCACCCCGCTGGTGGCGCAGCTCTTCTTCGTCTTCTTCGTCTTCCCCAGCGCGCTCGGGATCACGATGTCCGCCCTCACCACCGGGATCATCGTCCTGGGCGTCCACTACTCGTGTTACACGGCGGAGGTCTACCGGGCCGGGATCGACGGGGTGCCGAAGGGGCAGTGGGAGGCGGCCGTCGCGCTCAACCTGCCCCGGTTCCGCGTCTGGACCAGCGTCATCCTGCCGCAGGCCGTACGGCGGGCACTGCCCGTGCTGGGGAACTACCTGATCGTCATCTTCAAAGAGACCCCGCAGCTCACGCTGATCACGGTGGTGGACGTGCTGGGCACGGGCAGGATCCTCGCGTCCGAAAGCTACCGGTATCTGGAACCCATCACCATCGCGGGCCTGTTCTTCCTGATCGTGGCGGTCCCCGCGTCCATCATCGTCCGCCGTCTGGAGCGCCGCCTTGCCCAGTGA
- the ehuC gene encoding ectoine/hydroxyectoine ABC transporter permease subunit EhuC, which translates to MMIPYAAAPALGTVTEIWPYLMDGARVTVLVALGATPVALALAFVVGLLSRSRHVWIRGVVRVYLELFRGTSVIVQMYWIFFAMPALTGYRLDPILAGIVAVGLHMGAYGSEVVRGAIAAVPRTQWEAAVALNFSPFQCMVRVILPQAWVGMVPALNNNWIELLKVTSLVSVISVADLIAESNTLRNSGYSPLIVMTMVMVVYLVLALAITTIMRFLERRAARRVGRDVAPVFRTRRGDGSVKTAPSAGGLS; encoded by the coding sequence ATGATGATTCCCTACGCCGCCGCGCCGGCGCTCGGTACGGTCACCGAAATATGGCCCTATCTGATGGACGGAGCCCGGGTCACCGTCCTGGTCGCCCTCGGGGCGACCCCGGTCGCCCTGGCCCTGGCCTTCGTCGTCGGTCTCCTGTCGAGATCGCGGCATGTCTGGATCCGCGGAGTCGTCCGCGTCTACCTGGAGCTGTTCCGCGGAACCTCGGTGATCGTCCAGATGTACTGGATCTTCTTCGCCATGCCGGCGCTCACCGGTTACCGGCTGGACCCGATCCTCGCCGGAATCGTCGCGGTCGGGCTCCACATGGGCGCCTACGGATCGGAGGTGGTCCGCGGCGCGATCGCGGCCGTCCCCCGGACGCAATGGGAGGCGGCGGTCGCGCTGAACTTCAGCCCCTTCCAGTGCATGGTCCGCGTCATCCTGCCGCAGGCATGGGTCGGGATGGTCCCGGCACTGAACAACAACTGGATCGAACTGCTCAAGGTCACCTCCCTGGTCTCGGTGATCTCGGTGGCCGACCTCATCGCGGAGAGCAACACCCTGCGCAACAGCGGCTACAGCCCTCTGATCGTGATGACCATGGTCATGGTCGTCTACCTGGTGCTCGCCCTGGCCATCACAACGATCATGAGGTTTCTGGAACGCCGCGCAGCCAGGAGAGTCGGCCGGGATGTCGCACCCGTCTTCCGGACGCGCCGCGGTGACGGCTCCGTCAAGACGGCGCCGTCCGCCGGGGGGCTCTCGTGA